Proteins from a single region of Theobroma cacao cultivar B97-61/B2 chromosome 10, Criollo_cocoa_genome_V2, whole genome shotgun sequence:
- the LOC18587098 gene encoding 5'-AMP-activated serine/threonine-protein kinase catalytic subunit alpha, translating to MASKGGVSTALFVSLNLLSFALVNSRNVNYQPAESNASSNGVGENSHDHRSSNQIQSNSNGSSNDGSFASGRTNSDDSSSRVGELLHDLLNGDSSNEKGLSNFNDLSTESGDNSNDNSKDSTTNSRNPVDNLPAAAMILGALNQQGKSTCNPLNLGVCANLLNGLVKVELGDVPTKPCCTLIQGLADLEAAVCLCTAIKANVLGIELNLPISLSVLLNNCGRQVSSDYQCTP from the coding sequence ATGGCTTCAAAGGGTGGAGTATCGACTGCCCTTTTTGTATCCCTCAACCTCCTTTCCTTTGCTTTGGTAAACTCTCGCAATGTGAACTATCAACCTGCAGAGTCTAATGCTTCATCAAACGGAGTTGGAGAAAACTCTCATGATCATCGTTCGTcaaatcaaattcaaagtAATTCCAACGGTTCATCAAATGATGGAAGCTTTGCAAGTGGAAGAACAAACTCCGATGATTCATCATCAAGAGTTGGAGAACTTTTACATGATTTATTAAATGGGGATTCATCAAACGAGAAGGGATTATCAAACTTCAATGATTTATCAACTGAAAGTGGAGATAACTCCAATGATAATTCAAAAGATTCTACAACAAATTCCAGAAATCCTGTCGATAACCTTCCAGCAGCAGCCATGATCCTTGGTGCCCTCAACCAGCAGGGCAAGTCCACTTGTAACCCCCTGAACCTAGGTGTCTGTGCTAATCTGCTGAATGGTTTGGTGAAAGTTGAGCTTGGTGACGTACCAACCAAACCATGCTGCACCCTCATTCAAGGCTTGGCTGATCTCGAAGCTGCTGTTTGCCTTTGCACTGCCATCAAAGCCAATGTCCTAGGCATTGAGCTCAACCTTCCAATTTCATTAAGTGTCCTACTCAATAACTGCGGAAGGCAGGTCTCTTCTGACTACCAATGCAccccataa